The following are from one region of the Magallana gigas chromosome 6, xbMagGiga1.1, whole genome shotgun sequence genome:
- the LOC105338037 gene encoding uncharacterized protein: MGRMATRAMIKLTLCVGIILTVRGAPQRRDTSKIPLKMPQVSPKVKDTYLCHAIETSQKNPTYITGFEPDANKDIAHHILIYGCTTPGSRDSVWNCGEMSHTTEEYSTAGVCGSGSQIVYAWAMDAPSLTLPKDVGFKVGGDSDIKYLVLQVHYKNVDNFLPPKNEKDSSGVTLLTTSTPMPRSAGVYLLGTGGSIPPKSVEYMETACELREDSVMHPFAFRTHAHTHGEVTAGYRIRDGKWTEIGRMSPHKPQMFYNVTSPGIEVRQGDILAARCTMKNDESRTIQIGATQNDEMCNFYIMYFVDGTRTAVNHNCFTAGPPYYYWDNSPLKHKMNLKDAPQTASLIPDKNVYLKISSPSHPGISQKDVTLDENLQDRRLARLLDYLNNAYGDPDYYPPLFVARCTFTDVTFDKVRGSVFSPNQTTLIFFPSYDFLHDNEMAHRGIIPLLTISLISIPCQAKSIKNTDVFTKSIRMPNVRPQKADALVCHGVKLDEREAYILKYEPHASKQVAHHMMVYGCGHPGSTEDSWECGEMDDRSDDSVCQDGQREIVYAWAMDADSRALPEGVGFRVGGSTKIKYLVIQLHYKGAFEDSKFDDSGVTLTMTYTRQPLQAGFYVLGNYGYIPPMIQNFHMESVCQYTNYTIHPIGFRTHSHNLGVVTSAYRIRDGRWTEIGRMSPQLPQAFYDVYAPGIDIRKGDLLAARCTMSSDRTFPTKIGATNKDEMCNFYILYSTDNTNTLDVQYCFRDAQTFHWADYLTSIPQNASSTDGLPVFTREDPYA; encoded by the exons ATG GGACGAATGGCCACTAGGGCCATGATTAAATTAACGTTGTGCGTGGGGATAATCCTCACGGTCAGGGGTGCCCCCCAGAGGAGGGACACCTCAAAAATCCCCCTTAAAATGCCTCAAGTCTCACCGAAAGTG AAAGATACGTATCTTTGCCACGCAATAGAGACTAGTCAAAAGAACCCAACATATATCA cCGGGTTTGAACCAGATGCCAATAAAGACATAGCACATCACATACTGATCTACGGATGCACGACCCCCGGGAGTCGGGATAGCGTGTG GAATTGTGGGGAAATGTCTCATACTACAGAAGAATATTCAACTGCAGGGGTATGTGGGAGCGGATCTCAAATTGTGTATGCTTGGGCAATGGATGCGCCTAGTCTCACATTGCCGAAAG ATGTGGGCTTCAAAGTTGGCGGCGACTCGGATATCAAGTATTTAGTCCTGCAGGTCCATTACAAGAATGTGGACAATTTCCTTCCGCCCA AGAATGAGAAGGACAGTTCTGGTGTGACCCTCCTAACTACCAGCACCCC gatgCCACGCTCAGCCGGTGTGTACCTACTGGGGACCGGCGGAAGTATCCCCCCGAAATCTGTGG AGTACATGGAGACTGCCTGTGAACTGCGCGAGGACAGCGTGATGCACCCCTTCGCCTTCCGAACACACGCCCACACACACG GTGAAGTGACCGCCGGATATCGTATCAGAGACGGGAAATGGACAGAAATCGGCAGAATGAGCCCCCACAAACCACAG ATGTTTTACAACGTCACGAGTCCTGGTATAGAGGTCCGCCAGGGAGACATTTTG GCTGCTAGATGCACAATGAAAAATGATGAGTCAAGAACCATCCAGATTGG AGCTACCCAGAACGACGAGATGTGTAATTTCTACATCATGTATTTTGTGGACGGAACACGAACCGCTGTAAACCACAACTGTTTCACGGCAGGACCGCCATACTATTACTGGGACAACTCGCCGCTCAAACACAAGATGAATCTCAAAGACGCCCCGCAAACAGCCAGTCTAATCCCAGACAAAAATGTCTACCTCAAGATCTCATCTCCCTCACATCCGGGTATTTCGCAAAAGGATGTGACGTTGGATGAGAACTTACAAGACCGTCGCCTGGCACGTCTGCTGGACTACCTTAATAATGCGTATGGCGATCCCGACTACTATCCACCATTGT TTGTTGCACGTTGCACGTTTACAGACGTGACGTTTGACAAAGTGCGGGGTTCGGTTTTCAGTCCGAATCAAACTACTCTTATCTTTTTTCCTTCTTATGACTTCCTTCATGATAACGAAATGGCACACCGAGGTATAATACCACTGCTGACTATAAGTCTGATTTCTATACCGTGTCAAGCGAAATCTATAAAAAATACCGATGTCTTCACAAAATCCATACGTATGCCAAATGTCCGACCTCAAAAA GCTGACGCCCTTGTATGCCATGGTGTTAAGCTAGATGAAAGAGAGGCGTATATAT TAAAGTATGAGCCCCACGCCTCAAAACAAGTAGCTCATCACATGATGGTGTATGGGTGTGGTCATCCGGGCTCCACGGAGGACTCATG GGAGTGTGGAGAGATGGACGACAGGTCCGATGACTCGGTATGCCAAGATGGCCAACGAGAAATCGTGTACGCATGGGCAATGGACGCAGATTCACGCGCACTTCCGGAAG GTGTTGGTTTCCGCGTGGGCGGaagtacaaaaattaaataccTGGTCATTCAGCTCCACTATAAAGGTGCATTTGAGG ATTCTAAATTTGATGACTCTGGAGTTACGCTGACCATGACTTACACCCG CCAGCCTTTGCAAGCCGGATTTTACGTTTTGGGTAATTACGGATACATACCACCCATGATACAGA ATTTTCACATGGAGTCGGTATGTCAGTATACCAACTACACTATTCACCCGATAGGATTCAGGACACATTCCCATAATTTAG GTGTAGTGACGTCAGCATACCGGATACGCGATGGCAGATGGACGGAGATCGGACGGATGTCCCCCCAGCTTCCTCAG gCTTTTTATGATGTGTACGCCCCGGGGATTGACATTCGCAAAGGAGACTTGCTG GCGGCAAGATGTACGATGAGCAGTGACAGAACGTTCCCCACAAAGATCGG